The sequence below is a genomic window from Tenacibaculum tangerinum.
TATTGCTTTAAATGACGGATCAACCATTCATAATATTCAGTGTGTTGTAGATTTTGAGAATACCGATGAAACGTTATTAAAGAGAATTAATACGGGCGCTGCTGTGAGTATTCAAGGTACGTTGGTAGAAAGTCAAGGTAAAGGACAAACTGTAGAAATTCAGGTAAGTCAGTTAGAAATTTTAGGAGACTCGAACCCAGAAGAATACCCTATACAGCCTAAAAAACATAGTTTTGAGTTTTTACGCGAAAATGCACACTTGCGTGTTCGTACCAATACCTTTAGTGCGGTTATGCGTTTGCGCTCTGCATTGTCGTTTGCTGTGCATCAGTATTTTCAGCTAAACGGATTTTATTATGTAAACACTCCGATTATTACGGGTTCTGATGCTGAAGGAGCAGGAGAAATGTTTAAAGTTACCAATTTCGAAGCCAATAAAGCTCCTGTAAATGAAGAGGGTGAAATTGATTATTCTCAAGATTTCTTCGGAAAAGAAACCAACCTCACCGTTTCTGGTCAGTTAGAAGCTGAAACATACGCTATGGCATTGGGTAAAGTATATACTTTCGGTCCTACTTTTAGAGCAGAAAACTCAAATACAACCCGCCATTTGGCAGAATTTTGGATGATTGAGCCCGAAGTTGCCTTTAATGATTTAGATGCGAATATGGACTTGTCGGAAGATTTTATCAAATACGTATTACAATACGTTTTAGATAATTGTTATGACGATTTAGAATTTCTAGACAACCGTTTGGCGCAAGAAGAAAAAGCAAAGCCACAAGCACAACGTAGCGAAATGGGCTTGCTTGAAAGGTTAAAATTCGTTGTAGAGAACAACTTCAAACGTGTAAGTTATACCGAGGCAATTGAAATTTTACGCAACTCTAAACCCAATAAAAAGAAAAAATTCCAATTCCCTGTGAACGAATGGGGGGTTGATTTACAGTCTGAACACGAACGTTACTTAGTTGAAAAACACTTTAAATGTCCTGTAATATTGTTTGACTATCCTGCAAACATCAAGGCATTTTACATGCGTTTAAATGAAGATGGTAAAACCGTTCGCGCTATGGATGTGTTATTCCCAGGAATTGGTGAAATGGTCGGAGGTTCGCAAAGAGAAGAACGTTTAGAAGTACTTAAAGAAAAAATGGCAGAACTAAATATTCCAGAAGAAGAATTATGGTGGTATTTAGATACTCGTAAATTTGGTACTGCAGTACATTCAGGTTTTGGTTTAGGCTTTGAACGCTTGGTATTATTTACTACAGGAATGAGTAATATTCGTGATGTAATTCCTTTTCCAAGAACCCCGCAAAATGCCGAGTTTTAAAAAAGTAAAAAAAATCATAAATATCAATCGTCATTCTTCAAGGAATGACGATTTTTTTTGTCCTATTTCATATCTTTGTAACTATGCTAAAACAAAGTTTACATCAAAAATTATTGCAGAAGTTATCTCCTCAACAAATTCAGTTGATGAAGTTAATTCAATTACCTACGCAAGCTTTTGAAGAGCGCTTGAAACAAGAAATTGAAGAAAATCCTGCGTTAGATACTGGTAAAGAAGAGCCTGAAAACTTTGAAGATACGCTAGCGAACGATACAGATTATGATGATTCTGGAAACGAAAAAATTGAAGCTGAAGACATTAATATCGATGAATACTTGAGCGATGATGAATACCCTAGCTATAAAACACAAACCAACAACTATTCATCTGACGATGAAGACAAGCAAATTCCTTATGCTGCTGGTACCAGTTTTCATCAATCGTTAAAAAACCAATTAAACACCTTTAGAATTAACGAAGAAGAGCGTGCTATTGCCGAATTTTTAGTAGGTAGTATTGATGATAGCGGGTATATTCGTAGAGATATTATTGATTTAGTGGACGATTTAGCTTTTACTCAAAATGTTTTTACTACTGAAGAAAAGGTGCAAGATGTTTTAGTAAATGTAGTTCAAAAATTAGACCCTACAGGTGTTGGTGCTTTAAACCTAAAAGAATGCTTAATCATTCAGTTAAAAGCGAAGTCAGAAAATGAAACAAGGGCCTTGGCTATTAAAATTCTTGAAGATGCTTTTGACCACTTTGTGAAAAAACACTACAAAAAGCTTCTTGAAAAATTTAATATTTCTGAAGAACAGCTAAAAAATGCGATTGCTGAAATAAGTAAATTAAACCCTAAACCCGGTAGCTCTTACGCAGGAAACAATAAAATTGCAGAACAAATAGTACCCGATTTTTCTATCAGAATTATTGATGGAAACTTAGATTTGACGTTAAACTCTCGCAACGCCCCTGAGCTTCATGTATCTA
It includes:
- the asnS gene encoding asparagine--tRNA ligase; this encodes MERSSVKELLQSDKFLQEVYVKGWVRTFRSNRFIALNDGSTIHNIQCVVDFENTDETLLKRINTGAAVSIQGTLVESQGKGQTVEIQVSQLEILGDSNPEEYPIQPKKHSFEFLRENAHLRVRTNTFSAVMRLRSALSFAVHQYFQLNGFYYVNTPIITGSDAEGAGEMFKVTNFEANKAPVNEEGEIDYSQDFFGKETNLTVSGQLEAETYAMALGKVYTFGPTFRAENSNTTRHLAEFWMIEPEVAFNDLDANMDLSEDFIKYVLQYVLDNCYDDLEFLDNRLAQEEKAKPQAQRSEMGLLERLKFVVENNFKRVSYTEAIEILRNSKPNKKKKFQFPVNEWGVDLQSEHERYLVEKHFKCPVILFDYPANIKAFYMRLNEDGKTVRAMDVLFPGIGEMVGGSQREERLEVLKEKMAELNIPEEELWWYLDTRKFGTAVHSGFGLGFERLVLFTTGMSNIRDVIPFPRTPQNAEF
- the rpoN gene encoding RNA polymerase factor sigma-54; this translates as MLKQSLHQKLLQKLSPQQIQLMKLIQLPTQAFEERLKQEIEENPALDTGKEEPENFEDTLANDTDYDDSGNEKIEAEDINIDEYLSDDEYPSYKTQTNNYSSDDEDKQIPYAAGTSFHQSLKNQLNTFRINEEERAIAEFLVGSIDDSGYIRRDIIDLVDDLAFTQNVFTTEEKVQDVLVNVVQKLDPTGVGALNLKECLIIQLKAKSENETRALAIKILEDAFDHFVKKHYKKLLEKFNISEEQLKNAIAEISKLNPKPGSSYAGNNKIAEQIVPDFSIRIIDGNLDLTLNSRNAPELHVSREYNNMLKGYQNSKEKTKSQKDAVLFIKQKLDAAKWFIDAIKQRQQTLLVTMNAIMHRQEEYFLTGDERKLKPMILKDIADEINMDVSTVSRVASSKYVSTPYGTKLIKEFFSESMKNDQGEDVSTKEIKKILETVILEENKQKPLTDEKLSKILKEKGYPIARRTVAKYREQLDIPVARLRKEI